A single window of Onychomys torridus chromosome 8, mOncTor1.1, whole genome shotgun sequence DNA harbors:
- the LOC118589385 gene encoding olfactory receptor 1468-like isoform X1 produces the protein MTEGNQTFASQFLLLGLPIPPEHQYLCYALFLAMYFTTVLGNFLIIILIQLDSHLHTPMYSLLSNLSFSDLCFSSVTMPKLLQNMQSQDPSIPYAGCLTQMYFFLLFGDLESFLLVAMAYDRYVAICFPLHYTSIMSPKLCVSLVVLSWVLTTFHAMLHTLLMARLSFCEDNVIPHFFCDMSALLKLSCSDTHVNELVIFITGGIILVIPFVLILISYARIVSSILKVPSARGIRKAFSTCGSHLSVVSLFYGTLIGLYLCPSANNSTVKDTVMAMMYTVVTPMLNPFIYSLRNRDMKGALGRVLHQGNFSLQ, from the coding sequence ATGACAGAAGGGAATCAAACCTTcgcctcccagttcctcctcctggGCCTGCCCATCCCCCCAGAGCACCAGTACCTGTGCTATGCCCTGTTCCTGGCCATGTACTTCACCACTGTCCTCGGGAACttcctcatcatcatcctcattcaACTGGACTCCCATCTCCATACACCTATGTATTCTTTACTCAGCAACTtgtccttctctgacctctgcttctCCTCGGTCACAATGCCCAAATTGCTGCAGAACATGCAGAGCCAGGACCCATCCATCCCTTATGCAGGCTGCCTGACCCAAATGtactttttcttgctttttggaGACCTTGAGAGCTTCCTCCTAGtggccatggcctatgaccgctatgtggccatctgtttCCCCCTTCATTACACCAGCATCATGAGTCCTAAGCTCTGTGTGAGTCTGGTGGTGCTGTCCTGGGTGCTGACTACATTTCATGCCATGCTGCACACCCTACTCATGGCCAGATTGTCATTCTGTGAGGACAACGTGATCCCCCACTTTTTCTGTGACATGTCTGCTCTGCTGAAGCTGTCTTGCTCTGACACCCATGTTAATGAGTTGGTGATATTTATCACTGGAGGCATCATTCTTGTCATTCCGTTTGTGCTCATCCTTATATCCTATGCACGAATTGTCTCCTCCATTCTCAAGGTTCCTTCTGCTCGAGGTATCCGAaaagccttctccacctgtggTTCCCACCTGTCTGTGGTGTCACTGTTCTATGGGACACTCATTGGTCTGTACTTATGTCCATCAGCTAATAATTCTACTGTGAAGGATACTGTCATGGCTATGATGTACACAGTGGTGACTCCCATGCTGAACCCCttcatctacagcctgaggaacagaGACATGAAGGGGGCACTAGGCAGAGT
- the LOC118589385 gene encoding olfactory receptor 1468-like isoform X2, with protein sequence MTEGNQTFASQFLLLGLPIPPEHQYLCYALFLAMYFTTVLGNFLIIILIQLDSHLHTPMYSLLSNLSFSDLCFSSVTMPKLLQNMQSQDPSIPYAGCLTQMYFFLLFGDLESFLLVAMAYDRYVAICFPLHYTSIMSPKLCVSLVVLSWVLTTFHAMLHTLLMARLSFCEDNVIPHFFCDMSALLKLSCSDTHVNELVIFITGGIILVIPFVLILISYARIVSSILKVPSARGIRKAFSTCGSHLSVVSLFYGTLIGLYLCPSANNSTVKDTVMAMMYTVVTPMLNPFIYSLRNRDMKGALGRVFCKRKMMV encoded by the coding sequence ATGACAGAAGGGAATCAAACCTTcgcctcccagttcctcctcctggGCCTGCCCATCCCCCCAGAGCACCAGTACCTGTGCTATGCCCTGTTCCTGGCCATGTACTTCACCACTGTCCTCGGGAACttcctcatcatcatcctcattcaACTGGACTCCCATCTCCATACACCTATGTATTCTTTACTCAGCAACTtgtccttctctgacctctgcttctCCTCGGTCACAATGCCCAAATTGCTGCAGAACATGCAGAGCCAGGACCCATCCATCCCTTATGCAGGCTGCCTGACCCAAATGtactttttcttgctttttggaGACCTTGAGAGCTTCCTCCTAGtggccatggcctatgaccgctatgtggccatctgtttCCCCCTTCATTACACCAGCATCATGAGTCCTAAGCTCTGTGTGAGTCTGGTGGTGCTGTCCTGGGTGCTGACTACATTTCATGCCATGCTGCACACCCTACTCATGGCCAGATTGTCATTCTGTGAGGACAACGTGATCCCCCACTTTTTCTGTGACATGTCTGCTCTGCTGAAGCTGTCTTGCTCTGACACCCATGTTAATGAGTTGGTGATATTTATCACTGGAGGCATCATTCTTGTCATTCCGTTTGTGCTCATCCTTATATCCTATGCACGAATTGTCTCCTCCATTCTCAAGGTTCCTTCTGCTCGAGGTATCCGAaaagccttctccacctgtggTTCCCACCTGTCTGTGGTGTCACTGTTCTATGGGACACTCATTGGTCTGTACTTATGTCCATCAGCTAATAATTCTACTGTGAAGGATACTGTCATGGCTATGATGTACACAGTGGTGACTCCCATGCTGAACCCCttcatctacagcctgaggaacagaGACATGAAGGGGGCACTAGGCAGAGTATTTTGTAAGAGAAAAATGATGGTATAA